The Arachis hypogaea cultivar Tifrunner chromosome 16, arahy.Tifrunner.gnm2.J5K5, whole genome shotgun sequence genome contains a region encoding:
- the LOC112755316 gene encoding GPI ethanolamine phosphate transferase 1 isoform X2: MWSLDQFRSLLNRSHEDSKLKGLLQQDNLVIFLHLLGCDSNGHAHRPFSSIYLNNVKVVDHVAENVYSLLQDYFKDNRTTYIFTADHGMSDKGSHGDGHPTNTDTPLVVWGAGVKYPRPISSSNHSDCGFRFVDDHVHDAPTPTEWGLQGIERVDVNQADIAPLMSTLLGLPCPVNSVGSLPIDYIDMTKADEVEAVLANTKEILNQFLRKSDIKQSNSLYFKPFKPLSQYSSILDEIEDRILARDYDAAMDLSQNLRSLALQGLHYFQTYDWLMLMSVITLGYVGWMIYLVLHVLQSYTSLPGTIGTEQGGQKNNCGKIYLFGSIVIAILCLLLLLEHSPPLYHAYMIMTSFLWVQIFSEYQFIKALWKLLSGRRNYIIVKLLATTAVSIFILEFLVNSFTERKLYTWCFLITGVTASIYLFKIVPWRSGIPIFVCIACWFLSIFTLMPAEIPDNNQLVVVSGAIIIIIGIGARWLDLHAGGNKYWLSICNYELKSHKFSSLFYLQALLVALSSVMVYLSTTHRTEKRELLAVHQLINWSVAGISMILPLFSENSLLSRLTSIFLGFAPPFLLLSIGYEAIFYAALALVLMAWILFENTLLNFNIVNTSLDNNKKVKNNLILGLENRSMQLSDVRIPLVFMVLFNIAFFGTGNFASIASFEISSVYRFITIFSPFLMAALLIFKLFIPFMLVICVFSAITKLNEVPRLGCYFLVILFSDVMTIHFFFLVRNTGSWMEIGNSISHFGIMSAQVVFVLLLFALTNTFTKDIQCNTAAKSARAQKAN, encoded by the exons ATGTGGTCTCTTGATCAATTTCGAAGCCTTCTTAACAGGTCCCATGAAGACTCAAAGCTAAAGGGACTTTTGCAGCAGGATAATCTTGTTATATTCCTTCACCTGCTTGGGTGTGACTCTAATGGGCATGCTCATAGGCCCTTCTCCTCCATCTATCTCAACAATGTTAAGGTTGTTGACCATGTAGCTGAAAATGTTTATTCTCTTCTCCAAGATTATTTCAAGGATAATCGTACAACATACATTTTTACAGCAGATCATGGAATGAGtgacaaag GAAGCCATGGAGATGGGCATCCTACAAACACGGATACTCCCCTTGTTGTATGGGGTGCTGGTGTTAAATATCCGAGACCAATTTCTAGCAGCAACCATTCTGATTGTGGTTTTCGATTTGTTGATGACCATGTCCATGACGCGCCAACACCAACTGAATGGGGCTTGCAAGGGATTGAAAGGGTGGATGTCAACCAAGCTGATATTGCACCACTGATG tCTACACTACTTGGTCTTCCTTGTCCTGTTAACTCAGTTGGAAGTCTACCCATAGATTATATCGACATGACCAAG gCTGATGAAGTTGAAGCTGTTCTAGCCAATACAAAGGAAATTCTGAACCAATTTCTTCGCAAATCAG ATATCAAGCAGTCAAATTCTCTATATTTTAAACCATTCAAACCACTGTCTCAATATTCCTCAATATTGGATGAAATTGAGGATCGGATATTGGCTAGAGATTATGATGCTGCAATGGACCTATCTCAAAACCTCAGAAGTTTGGCATTACAAGGACTTCACTATTTCCAAACTTACGACTGGTTGATGCTCATGTCTGTAATCACCCTCGGGTATGTTGGTTGGATGATCTATCTTGTTCTACATGTGCTGCAGTCTTACACTTCACTGCCAGGAACTATTGGAACGGAGCAAGGTGGTCAGAAAAATAATTGCGGAAAA ATATATCTATTTGGATCTATAGTGATAGCAATCCTTTGTTTGCTGTTATTACTTGAGCACTCTCCGCCTCTTTACCATGCATACATGATAATGACGTCATTTCTATGGGTCCAAATATTTAGTGAATACCAGTTTATTAAAGCATTATGGAAGCTGTTATCTGGAAGAAGGAATTATATTATCGTTAAGCTTCTTGCCACAACTGCTGTCTCAATTTTTATTCTCGAGTTCCTG GTTAATAGCTTCACTGAGAGGAAGCTTTATACCTGGTGTTTTTTAATTACCGGTGTTACAGCTTCTATCTATCTCTTTAAGATAGTTCCGTGGAGATCTGGTATACCGATATTTGTTTGCATTGCATGTTGGTTTCTCTCTATCTTCACATTGATGCCAGCAGAAATTCCTGACAATAATCAATTAGT AGTTGTTAGTGGGGCCATCATAATCATTATAGGAATAGGTGCAAGGTGGCTTGATCTACATGCTGGTGGGAATAAGTATTGGCTAAGTATATGCAATTATGAGTTGAAAAGTCACAaattttcttctctattttatttacaG GCTCTGTTGGTCGCGTTATCTTCAGTCATGGTGTATTTATCAACAACTCACAGAACTGAAAAACGGGAGTTGCTTGCAGTGCACCAGTTGATAAATTGGTCAGTTGCCG GTATTTCCATGATACTCCCACTGTTCTCAGAAAATAGCCTCTTGTCCCGACTTACTTCCATATTTCTTGGCTTTGCCCCTCCATTCCTCCTCCTATCCATTGG ATATGAAGCTATATTCTATGCAGCTCTTGCACTAGTACTTATGGCATGGATACTCTTTGAAAATACACTTCTTAACTTCAATATTGTTAATACATCATTGGACAACAATAAAAAAGTTAAGAACAATCTCATCCTTGGACTTGAAAACAGATCTATGCAGCTGTCTGATGTGAGAATTCCTTTGGTTTTT ATGGTTTTATTCAACATTGCCTTCTTTGGAACGGGAAACTTTGCAAGTATTGCAAGTTTTGAGATTTCATCAGTCTATCGGTTTATTACTATATTCAGT CCATTTCTGATGGCAGCGCTACTTATCTTCAAGTTATTTATACCTTTCATGCTTGTGAT ATGTGTATTCAGTGCGATAACCAAATTGAATGAAGTTCCAAGGTTGGGATGCTATTTTCTTGTCATATTATTCTCAGACGTGATGACCATTCACTTTTTCTTCCTG GTTCGGAATACGGGAAGTTGGATGGAGATTGGTAATAGCATCAGTCATTTTGGTATCATGAGTGCCCaagttgtttttgttcttttactATTTGCTCTCACAAATACCTTCACCAAGGACATCCAATGTAACACAGCAGCAAAATCCGCGCGTGCACAGAAGGCAAATTAG
- the LOC112755316 gene encoding uncharacterized protein isoform X1, with protein MHSDGILGTKAGASKQRKWLKGRERWLVVLGIILHAVYMLSIFDIYFKSPIVHGMDPVTPRFAAPAKRLVLLVADGLRADKFFEPDAEGNFRAPFLRNIIKTQGRWGVSHARPPTESRPGHVAIIAGFYEDPSAVTKGWKANPVEFDSVFNKSRHTFSYGSPDIVPIFCGGLQHSTWGTYPHEYEDFATDASFLDMWSLDQFRSLLNRSHEDSKLKGLLQQDNLVIFLHLLGCDSNGHAHRPFSSIYLNNVKVVDHVAENVYSLLQDYFKDNRTTYIFTADHGMSDKGSHGDGHPTNTDTPLVVWGAGVKYPRPISSSNHSDCGFRFVDDHVHDAPTPTEWGLQGIERVDVNQADIAPLMSTLLGLPCPVNSVGSLPIDYIDMTKADEVEAVLANTKEILNQFLRKSDIKQSNSLYFKPFKPLSQYSSILDEIEDRILARDYDAAMDLSQNLRSLALQGLHYFQTYDWLMLMSVITLGYVGWMIYLVLHVLQSYTSLPGTIGTEQGGQKNNCGKIYLFGSIVIAILCLLLLLEHSPPLYHAYMIMTSFLWVQIFSEYQFIKALWKLLSGRRNYIIVKLLATTAVSIFILEFLVNSFTERKLYTWCFLITGVTASIYLFKIVPWRSGIPIFVCIACWFLSIFTLMPAEIPDNNQLVVVSGAIIIIIGIGARWLDLHAGGNKYWLSICNYELKSHKFSSLFYLQALLVALSSVMVYLSTTHRTEKRELLAVHQLINWSVAGISMILPLFSENSLLSRLTSIFLGFAPPFLLLSIGYEAIFYAALALVLMAWILFENTLLNFNIVNTSLDNNKKVKNNLILGLENRSMQLSDVRIPLVFMVLFNIAFFGTGNFASIASFEISSVYRFITIFSPFLMAALLIFKLFIPFMLVICVFSAITKLNEVPRLGCYFLVILFSDVMTIHFFFLVRNTGSWMEIGNSISHFGIMSAQVVFVLLLFALTNTFTKDIQCNTAAKSARAQKAN; from the exons ATGCATAGCGATGGGATCTTAGGAACGAAAGCGGGGGCAAGCAAGCAAAGGAAGTGGCTGAAGGGAAGAGAGAGATGGCTTGTGGtgcttggcatcatcctccatGCCGTTTACATGCTCAGCATCTTCGACATTTATTTCAAGTCTCCCATTGTTCACGGCATGGATCCTGTTACCCCTCGCTTCGCCGCCCCGGCCAAACGCCTAGTCCTTCTCGTTG CTGATGGTTTGCGTGCTGACAAATTCTTTGAGCCGGATGCAGAAGGGAATTTCAGAGCTCCATTCttaagaaatataataaaaacacaAGGTCGTTGGGGGGTGTCTCATGCTCGGCCCCCAACAGAGTCGCGGCCTGGGCATGTTGCCATAATTGCTGGATTCTATGAAGATCCCAGTGCAGTTACAAAAG GGTGGAAGGCGAATCCTGTTGAGTTTGATTCCGTGTTTAACAAAAGTCGGCATACGTTTTCTTATGGGAGTCCTGATATAGTTCCAATTTTCTGTGGTGGTTTGCAGCATAGCACCTGGGGTACCTATCCACATGAATATGAAGACTTTGCTACGG ATGCATCATTCCTGGACATGTGGTCTCTTGATCAATTTCGAAGCCTTCTTAACAGGTCCCATGAAGACTCAAAGCTAAAGGGACTTTTGCAGCAGGATAATCTTGTTATATTCCTTCACCTGCTTGGGTGTGACTCTAATGGGCATGCTCATAGGCCCTTCTCCTCCATCTATCTCAACAATGTTAAGGTTGTTGACCATGTAGCTGAAAATGTTTATTCTCTTCTCCAAGATTATTTCAAGGATAATCGTACAACATACATTTTTACAGCAGATCATGGAATGAGtgacaaag GAAGCCATGGAGATGGGCATCCTACAAACACGGATACTCCCCTTGTTGTATGGGGTGCTGGTGTTAAATATCCGAGACCAATTTCTAGCAGCAACCATTCTGATTGTGGTTTTCGATTTGTTGATGACCATGTCCATGACGCGCCAACACCAACTGAATGGGGCTTGCAAGGGATTGAAAGGGTGGATGTCAACCAAGCTGATATTGCACCACTGATG tCTACACTACTTGGTCTTCCTTGTCCTGTTAACTCAGTTGGAAGTCTACCCATAGATTATATCGACATGACCAAG gCTGATGAAGTTGAAGCTGTTCTAGCCAATACAAAGGAAATTCTGAACCAATTTCTTCGCAAATCAG ATATCAAGCAGTCAAATTCTCTATATTTTAAACCATTCAAACCACTGTCTCAATATTCCTCAATATTGGATGAAATTGAGGATCGGATATTGGCTAGAGATTATGATGCTGCAATGGACCTATCTCAAAACCTCAGAAGTTTGGCATTACAAGGACTTCACTATTTCCAAACTTACGACTGGTTGATGCTCATGTCTGTAATCACCCTCGGGTATGTTGGTTGGATGATCTATCTTGTTCTACATGTGCTGCAGTCTTACACTTCACTGCCAGGAACTATTGGAACGGAGCAAGGTGGTCAGAAAAATAATTGCGGAAAA ATATATCTATTTGGATCTATAGTGATAGCAATCCTTTGTTTGCTGTTATTACTTGAGCACTCTCCGCCTCTTTACCATGCATACATGATAATGACGTCATTTCTATGGGTCCAAATATTTAGTGAATACCAGTTTATTAAAGCATTATGGAAGCTGTTATCTGGAAGAAGGAATTATATTATCGTTAAGCTTCTTGCCACAACTGCTGTCTCAATTTTTATTCTCGAGTTCCTG GTTAATAGCTTCACTGAGAGGAAGCTTTATACCTGGTGTTTTTTAATTACCGGTGTTACAGCTTCTATCTATCTCTTTAAGATAGTTCCGTGGAGATCTGGTATACCGATATTTGTTTGCATTGCATGTTGGTTTCTCTCTATCTTCACATTGATGCCAGCAGAAATTCCTGACAATAATCAATTAGT AGTTGTTAGTGGGGCCATCATAATCATTATAGGAATAGGTGCAAGGTGGCTTGATCTACATGCTGGTGGGAATAAGTATTGGCTAAGTATATGCAATTATGAGTTGAAAAGTCACAaattttcttctctattttatttacaG GCTCTGTTGGTCGCGTTATCTTCAGTCATGGTGTATTTATCAACAACTCACAGAACTGAAAAACGGGAGTTGCTTGCAGTGCACCAGTTGATAAATTGGTCAGTTGCCG GTATTTCCATGATACTCCCACTGTTCTCAGAAAATAGCCTCTTGTCCCGACTTACTTCCATATTTCTTGGCTTTGCCCCTCCATTCCTCCTCCTATCCATTGG ATATGAAGCTATATTCTATGCAGCTCTTGCACTAGTACTTATGGCATGGATACTCTTTGAAAATACACTTCTTAACTTCAATATTGTTAATACATCATTGGACAACAATAAAAAAGTTAAGAACAATCTCATCCTTGGACTTGAAAACAGATCTATGCAGCTGTCTGATGTGAGAATTCCTTTGGTTTTT ATGGTTTTATTCAACATTGCCTTCTTTGGAACGGGAAACTTTGCAAGTATTGCAAGTTTTGAGATTTCATCAGTCTATCGGTTTATTACTATATTCAGT CCATTTCTGATGGCAGCGCTACTTATCTTCAAGTTATTTATACCTTTCATGCTTGTGAT ATGTGTATTCAGTGCGATAACCAAATTGAATGAAGTTCCAAGGTTGGGATGCTATTTTCTTGTCATATTATTCTCAGACGTGATGACCATTCACTTTTTCTTCCTG GTTCGGAATACGGGAAGTTGGATGGAGATTGGTAATAGCATCAGTCATTTTGGTATCATGAGTGCCCaagttgtttttgttcttttactATTTGCTCTCACAAATACCTTCACCAAGGACATCCAATGTAACACAGCAGCAAAATCCGCGCGTGCACAGAAGGCAAATTAG
- the LOC112755315 gene encoding peroxidase 31, which produces MLLLNPAFFFIVVSLFLGTLESRLTLDYYAKTCPKFSQIIQDTITNKQIASPTTAGATIRLFLHDCLPNGCDASVLISSTSFNKAERDNEINLSLPGDGFDAIVRAKTALELACPNTVSCADILAVATRDLVTMAGGPYYPVYLGRRDGRVSRSSDVDGNLPKPTMPMSQIIEIFAKRGFSVEEMVALSGAHTIGFSHCNQISNDLYNYSKLSNYDPRYNPRFAQGLQKACSDYQKNPTLSVFNDIMTPNKFDNVYFQNLPKGLGVLKSDRGLFGDPRTKPFVETFAADETKFFKAFASAMQKLSLVGIQTGRKGEIRRRCDQIN; this is translated from the coding sequence ATGTTGCTTCTAAATCCAGCTTTTTTCTTCATTGTAGTGTCCCTCTTTTTGGGCACATTAGAGTCCAGACTAACTCTGGACTACTACGCCAAGACATGTCCTAAGTTCAGTCAGATCATCCAGGATACCATCACCAACAAGCAGATCGCCAGTCCCACCACCGCCGGCGCCACCATCCGCCTTTTCCTCCACGACTGCCTCCCCAACGGCTGCGACGCCTCCGTCCTCATTTCATCCACCTCCTTCAACAAAGCCGAGCGCGACAACGAAATCAACCTCTCCCTCCCCGGCGACGGCTTCGACGCCATCGTCCGGGCCAAAACCGCTCTCGAGCTCGCCTGCCCAAACACCGTCTCCTGCGCCGACATCCTCGCAGTCGCCACCCGCGACCTCGTCACCATGGCCGGCGGCCCTTACTACCCCGTCTACCTCGGCCGCCGCGACGGCCGCGTGTCCAGATCCTCCGACGTCGACGGCAACCTCCCTAAGCCAACAATGCCGATGTCTCAAATCATCGAGATCTTCGCGAAGAGAGGATTCTCCGTTGAAGAAATGGTGGCTCTCAGCGGAGCTCACACCATCGGATTCTCTCACTGTAACCAAATCAGCAACGATCTCTATAATTACAGCAAGTTATCGAACTACGACCCTCGGTACAACCCTCGCTTCGCGCAAGGGTTGCAGAAGGCGTGCTCCGATTACCAGAAGAACCCGACGCTGTCGGTGTTCAATGACATAATGACACCCAATAAGTTCGATAACGTTTACTTCCAGAACCTTCCGAAGGGGTTAGGGGTTCTGAAGTCGGACCGTGGCCTCTTCGGGGACCCAAGAACGAAGCCTTTTGTTGAGACGTTCGCTGCTGATGAGACCAAGTTCTTCAAAGCTTTTGCCAGTGCCATGCAGAAGCTCAGCCTTGTTGGGATCCAAACGGGCAGGAAGGGTGAGATCAGGCGCAGGTGTGACCAGATTAAttag